TTTGTCTAGAGGGTGAAATGAGGAATCCAATGGAGTCACAAACAAGAAAAAGTATAGTTAATGATTTAAAGTCAATGGGGGTAAGGGAGGGCATGACGATAATCGTTCATTCCTCCTTCAAAGCAATAGGTAAGGTTATAGGCGGCCCGGTAAGTGTTATTTTAGCTCTAGAAGAAGCCGTAGGAACCAATGGAACCATTGTCATGCCCACTCAAACAGAACATCTTTGTGAACCTTCAGAGCATGACGCGAACCTGTCTTCAGAGGAAATTGAGTTCATCAAAGACAATATGCCTATTTATTATCCTGATCTAACCCCAACCTCGTATATGGGCATCATTCCTGAGGTGTTTCGGAGGCAAGATGGTGTGTTTCGAAGCTCACATCCGCACATGTCTTTTGCTGCCTGGGGGAAAGACGCAAAACGGATAATGGAAGATCACAACTTGCATTATGCATTAAATGAGAAATCTCCGTTAGGAAAAATCTATGATTTGAGTGGATACATTCTGTTACTTGGTGCGCCTACAAATAGTAACACCTCCTTACACCTGGCAGAGTATAAACAGCAGAATACATTTGTTAAGCCAAAAGTCTGGGGAGTAAAAATGCTGGTGAATGGGATTGAACAATGGACTACATATGATGATATTAACAATGAATCGGATGATTTTGAATTGATTTTTAATGAGTTTAAGATCCAGACTAACGCTGTTACCGAAGGAATGGTAGGGAAAGCTGTGAGTTATTTGATACCCCAAAGAGAGATGGTTGATTATGCTTTGGAATGGATGAATCGCAACCGAAGAGAACATATGAAGCAGTGAATCATCTCAAAAAGAAAGAAGGGAGAAATGTAATCATGACCAAAGAGATTGAACATTTGCTTCAAACTTTTGAAGAATGGGCGTTGTTTGTCAAGACGATGAATCATCTTGAAGAGAAGACCTGGAATTCCAGCATGGAAGAAGGGAAATGGACGATAAAATCAATCGTAAGTCATATCATGTTATGGGATCGATATTATTACAAGGAAGCAATTGAGAAGATTGCTCTGAAGCAGCCAGTTACGTTTAAACATCTGGAATTTGAAGCGTTTAATCGCAAAGCTATTGAGTACGGGAACCGCACAGAGACGTCTGAAATCATAAATAAGGCGATCACGTACCGCTATAAAATTATGAATGATATTCGAGGGTTATCGGAAGAGCAGATTCATCAGACGTATTTGGACGCTGAGGGGAACGTATTTTATATTCCCCAATACCTAAAAGATTTTATATGGCATGACCAGCATCATATGGAACCGTTGAAGGTATATCTCTCCAGTCTTGAAGCGTAAAGGGGTTAGTATGCAGGGGGCGGCACGGAATGCAGCATGTGGCTTGCTTTGAATATAATACGTATCCCAAACCAGGGAGGGATTGTAGTGAGTACACATAAGATTGAATTAACTCAGGAAAATCTGATTGGTTCATTTACCAATGAGGTGACTCCTATTTTGAGCGTGAAATCTGGTGACTCTATTCGTTTTCAGACGCTGGATGCGGGCTGGGGAACGGGTGTGAGTTATGCGGAACGCATGAAACCTTTTGATCGACAAGGTGAAAAAGATGGAGGTCATGCATTAATCGGTCCGATCTATATTGAAGAGGTGAAGCAAGGACAGACGTTGGAGATTATTTTCAATGAGATCGTACCCGGGAGATACGGGTTTACTTCCGCTGGCGGATATCCGAACTGGCAGAACCAGAAGTTACATCTAACAAAGGTTGAAGAACTGTCGCTGAATTGGACACTTGATCGTCAAACGACGAGTGGAACCTGTGAAATAAACGGGAAAACCTTCACGGTATCTCTCTCGCCGTTCATGGGAGTAGTGGGAATGCCACCTGAAGCTGGAGGAATTCATACGACTTGGCCGCCACGTTATTGTGGAGGGAACATCGACTGCAAGGAACTGGTGCAGGGAAGTAAATTATACTTACCGATCCCCGTAGACGGAGGTTATCTTGCGATTGGTGATGGTCATGCACGGCAGGGAGACGGTGAAGTCAGCTGTCAGGCTATTGAATGTCCAATGGAGCTTGTCGATATTACGATCAACGTGATTGATGATATGATTTTGACCAATCCTCGTGCACATACGCCGTCTGGCTGGATTACCTTCGGGTTTCATGAAGACCTGAATGAGGCTACGGTTCAAGCATTAGACGGGATGCTCAATCTGATGGGTGAGTTGTACGGACTAGATCGAGTGGAAGCGATTGCACTTGGAAGCGCGGTAATTGACCTGCGTATCACCCAAATTGTGAATGGCGTGAAAGGTGTGCATGCTGTCCTTCCACATGATGCTTTTAAGTAAATTGAGGTCTGTTATACATTGTATTAAATGAACTTGGGGGTCGATAAAATGAGAGGCAGACCACAGATCGTTTTAGATATCGCAGGTGTTTTGTTAAGTAATATGTCGTTGACGTGTTGGAAAGATATGATTCAGGAAACCAATCTATCCGCAGAATCTTTGAAAGTACATTTTGCAGGAATCAAACGAAAGCTCTGGACAGGAATGATGGGGGAAGAAGAGTTCTGGCAATCGTTGAAGGAGATGTATCCCGAATTATCAATAAGCCGAGCGAAAGACATCTTATACAATTCAATTGTTCCCTTACCAGCCGCTCAACACCTTGAGCGATGGAGTGAGTCCGCCGATATCCATCTGCTCAGCAATCATTGTAAGGAATGGATTGAGCCGAATCTGAGCCGTTTAAGCTTATTTACCAAAAGTATAACCATCTCTAATCAAGTGGGTTTATGCAAGCCTGAGATTGAGATATACCAACGGGTCGAAACCTTCCTGGCAGCTGGAGAAGAGGTTCTATTTATAGATGATCAAGAGAAAAATTTACATTCTGCTAAGCTACTTGGCTGGGAGACTTTACTGGCTGACGAAGAAGGAGATTGGGTTAATGAAGTTGAGTCATTGCTAATTTAGACGGTACATAACCGCTAAACTCCAAATTGCTTTAGATGATGATCTAAATGCTTGTATATGCCTTTACCCCATTGCTCGGCTGTTAATTTTCCGAAGAAGGGATGGGGGTGGCGGGAGAATTTTTCTGAAACACCTTGTTGAAAGATATTAATCTGCTGCTCAAGCTTTTCTTTTTCTGCCATAAACTGTCGTTGGTCATCAATAATGATTGTGGGGATCGTAGACATATTATGGGGTAAGGGCTTGTCATTATAAAACATTGGTTTTGCGAACCGTCCTATAAGTCTCCCAAGTAATCCTCTAGGTGGAAAAGCATTTCCTAAGGGGATATCATGGAATGCTGAACAGTGAGCCAGCATTTGAGAGACCTGCATCGTGCCCCATTTAGGGATGGAATTTTCACTAAGTTGATCCATGCGCTCTGTAATTTCAGCAGCATTTATCGTATCAAATATACTTTTCACAAGAACACCTCAGTCCTCCAGGATATATAATTTGAACTCACACTATCATCATTATCTTATTGAAAGGTTTATCCTCTTACTATCAAGAATAATAAGATATGGTAAGTTTAGTCAATGTATTATGGGAAAATCACAATTGAAATGGGGGGCTGCTGAAATGGAAAATAAGGAAACGTTTAATCTCTTAACACATGAATATGAACGATATAGACCCGTATATCCGAGTGAAATGTTTGATGATATTTTTACATACCTGAATCTTAATAAAGAGGATCCCATTCTTGAGGTTGGATGCGGAACGGGGCAGGCCACAGGCGGATTGGTGAGCAAGGATTATACAAACATCACCTGTATTGAATTAGGCAGTAACTTGGCACAGTTCACCGCAGACAAATTCAAGTCATATCCATCGATTCAAGTAATCAATACTTCCTTTGAGGACTGGAATAACGAAGGAAAGCGATTTCAATTGATTGTGTCAGGAACGGCCTTTCACTTCATTGATCCGGAAGTTGGTTACCACCGGGCATGGGAATTGCTAGAGAATACAGGCGGCATTGGACTTTTCTGGACGATTCATGTACCGGTCTATGACCAGCTGCACAATGAAATTCGTTCCCACTACATAGCATTAGCACCTCATCTGGATGATTCTCAATATCCTTCTCCTGCACAAGTCATTCAGCAGCGTAAAGAATTCACTGAGCGATCCGGCTTGTTCGCGGATATTACGGTTAAGGAGTATAACTGGATACAGTCCTGTTCCAGCGAAGAGTATGTAGCTCTGTTAAATACAAATTCCAAACATCAGCAGCTTTCTATTGATGTTCGACGTTCACTTCTGGAGCGAGTCAAAGAATCCATTGATGCTGCAGGTGGAACGATAGAGAAACAACATAAGGTTGCTCTTTTTCTAGGGAAGAAAAAGGTCTAAGAATATATGTTTTTATTAATCTACTGAAGAACAGGAGAGAATATATGAGTGATCCGCGTTCAACATACAGTATCCAAACGGCAGTGTTAAGTTTACAAGAGGAATTAGAGAGGTTAAAGATACAGGCGGTAATGGGGTGGTCCAAAGAATTCAGAAATCTAGAGTGGTATGGTTTGAAAAATGGAATGCGTGTATTGGAGGTCGGAAGCGGACCAGGTTACATTACAGAACAACTATTGAACAGTCTGCCGGACAGCGAGCTTACCTCGCTTGAGATTGATCGTTCACTGCAAGCACAAGCCAAAGAACGGCTGAAAGATATTCCTTCCAAGCGATTGCAATTTGTAGATTCTTCCATCTACCAGATGGATCTGCCGGATGATTCTTTTGATTTTGTGGTGGCAAGACTTATCTTCCTTCACTTGAACAATCCTGACGAAGCTGCAAAAGAGATATATCGTGTACTGAAGCCTGGCGGCCGTCTTGCCATTATTGATGTGGATGACGGCGTTTTTGGAGCAGTGAATCCTGATGTTCCTGCTTTACATACGGTATTAATGAAAATTTCGGACTATGTGGCACAACACGGCGGTAATCGCTTAATTGGCAGAAGTCTGCCGCGTCTCCTTTCTGGGAGCGGATACATCGATGTTGACATTGATTCTGTGCTTCATCATAGTGATGTACTGGGCATCGAAGGTTTCAAGCAGCAGTTTAATCTTAATCGTTTTGTACATTTTGCTGAAAAAGGTGTGATCAGTTCGGAGGAATTTGCTCAGCTGCAACAAGCTTCTGAAGCGATAAATCATTCGCCGGAAGCCTATGCGATGATGAATTTCATTACAGCTTGCGGCACGAAGCCATTGACATAGCTGAATTGAAACTAATTAAGGACGGAGGCTGGGGATGAATATCGTTCATTCTTTTCAGGAATTAGTAGTTCGAGGGGATCATCAGGGTATGATTGATTTGCTGAAAGAATATGAACAATCCAGCAAGTTGTCTGTCCATGAACGAGGCTGGGTCTACTGGAATGTTTCAGATGGTTATGCCTTGTTAAGAGAGCCGGAACCGCTTTATGCCAATCACCGGGCATTCTTCGAATGGGGGAAAGAAAACCTTGCCCCTGAGCACTTACACTGGATCGTTTCGGATTCGACACAAGCGTTATCATTGTCCTTGGGAAACTATTTTGATCATTGGATTGATTGGTACCAATATGCTTGTGATCATGCACCTAAGCTGGATACCAACCGAGGTGCTCGATTCGAGAGCCATCGGGCTTTGGGTGGTTCGCTTTGGGTTTTGGAGAGGTACAGCGAAATGGACAGTGTGCTTGAAAATATGAACCAACTCATACACGAAGATGAGACATGGTCCAATATTCTTTTTGCCCGGATTACATATAACAAACAGCGTCTGGCCTATCTGCATCATTCCAGTGACGTTAGAGAAGTAAATCTGCTTCTGGATGAAACAATGAATATGATAAACAAGATCGACTGGTCAGCATTAGATCAAATAAAAAATGAGAAAGTTGTAGGTAGTTGGGAACAATTGAATTCATCCAATAACTCACAGAGAGATATTCACATTGCGATGAACAATCTGGCATGTATTTTGACAGATATTGAAAAGGTAGAGGAAAGTGTAGGGTTATTCAGGCGGCTGCAGGACAGTGGATATGCTTTGAATGGGTATGCTTTTTCTAAATATGTCTGTTCGGTCTGGAAGTCAGAGGGGGTTGAAGCTGTTAGGGAAGCGTTAGGTGCCAATGAAACTTTTGAAATCGCTGAACTGATTAAACATAGCCCTATGCTTTCAGAGATCGAAGATTAGGTTTGAGGTTGTATAAAAGAGGACTGAACTTCAAGGACTAAGAAAGAAGGAATGCATGAAGTGAATCATGACATCTTGTTAAACAGATTTCCGAATGTGAACATTGTTAAACTAACAGGTGGTTATACCAATACGACCCTTTTACTTGAGGGAACTGATCCGAAGATGATTGCTAAAATCTATCATTTAGAAAATACAGATGCAAGGACAGAAATAAGCACGCTAAGTTTGTTAAATCATTCTGGCGTGACTCCGCGAGTGCATGATTGCTTTGAAAAAGAAAACTGGCTGTTTGTTTTGATGGATTACGTTCCAGGAATAAATGCACAGATGCTGCTGGATGAAGAAGGACTTGATCAAGGCAGGAAAATTTATGAGCAGCTTGGTATATATCTCGCCAGAGACGTGCACTCCATCAAACGATATGATTACGAAGCAGTGTTGCCAGTCATAACGAAGTCCGCTATGGATGTGGAGGAACTTGAGTTTGTACCCTCCGGAATCAAAAGCATGGTAAAAGAAGTGTTGAACATTTCCGATCATAGGGAGCAAACTCTGATTCACGGAGATTACGGACCACATAATGTCATGTTATCCAACGATTCAATGTTCATTTTGGATTGGGAGTGGGCAGGATGGGGCAATCCATTGTTTGATATCGCATGGGTGGTGTGGTTTGTGCATCTTCATTATCCTCACATGGCAAAGGATCTGTCAGAAGTCTTCTTAAATGCATATACAGAACGTACAAATATTGAAGTAACCAATGATCTAATTCGGGCATATTCCACATCCAATGTAATACAGATCATGAACCGAATCAAGAATGCTCATCCAGATGTACATAGGGAGTGGCTGCGCAGATTAGAATGGACACTGCAAGCGAGCTTTAACAAGACTTAATCGTGAAATTTCGTTGAAATGCTGAAATATACGTGAAAGGAGTGATGTGATATGAGAAAAAATACGAATTTGAGTAGAAGAAATGGAATTGCCAGAGGTGTTTTTGTCTAGCACAGAGGAATCAAGGAAGCTTTCCGAGGGATTCCACTGTGTAATTTTCACAAGGAGGAATTTCAAACTATGATTCATTTAAAACGTGTCTCGGTAGATAATTGGTATGCATGTACTCAACTGGAAGTATCTGAAGAGCAGAAAAATAGTTTTCCCGCGCCGGTTGTATATTGGATTGCTGAATCCAAGGTAGTTGAAGACTTTCAACCCATGGCCATCTATTTTGATTCGAAATTAGTTGGATTTGCGGTGTACTCAGATCGGCCGGATCATGAGGATAACTATTGGCTTCTTGCTCTAATGATAGATACCAAATATCAGGGCAGAGGTTATGGAAGAGAAGCGCTTAGGAAGTTGATTAATCTAATGAAGGAATCGCTGAAATGCAAACGCATTATGATTGGACACAGGCCGGAAAATGGTATCGCCGGTAATCTGTATGAATCCATTGGTTTTCACCGAGTAAGTGAAGGGTTGATTGATGGCGAAGTTGTTCGGCTTCTAAGATGCGAGTAGTGCTGAAACACACCTGATTTGGATTGTAG
The window above is part of the Paenibacillus sp. 1781tsa1 genome. Proteins encoded here:
- a CDS encoding methyltransferase domain-containing protein encodes the protein MSDPRSTYSIQTAVLSLQEELERLKIQAVMGWSKEFRNLEWYGLKNGMRVLEVGSGPGYITEQLLNSLPDSELTSLEIDRSLQAQAKERLKDIPSKRLQFVDSSIYQMDLPDDSFDFVVARLIFLHLNNPDEAAKEIYRVLKPGGRLAIIDVDDGVFGAVNPDVPALHTVLMKISDYVAQHGGNRLIGRSLPRLLSGSGYIDVDIDSVLHHSDVLGIEGFKQQFNLNRFVHFAEKGVISSEEFAQLQQASEAINHSPEAYAMMNFITACGTKPLT
- a CDS encoding GNAT family N-acetyltransferase; the protein is MIHLKRVSVDNWYACTQLEVSEEQKNSFPAPVVYWIAESKVVEDFQPMAIYFDSKLVGFAVYSDRPDHEDNYWLLALMIDTKYQGRGYGREALRKLINLMKESLKCKRIMIGHRPENGIAGNLYESIGFHRVSEGLIDGEVVRLLRCE
- a CDS encoding class I SAM-dependent methyltransferase, which gives rise to MENKETFNLLTHEYERYRPVYPSEMFDDIFTYLNLNKEDPILEVGCGTGQATGGLVSKDYTNITCIELGSNLAQFTADKFKSYPSIQVINTSFEDWNNEGKRFQLIVSGTAFHFIDPEVGYHRAWELLENTGGIGLFWTIHVPVYDQLHNEIRSHYIALAPHLDDSQYPSPAQVIQQRKEFTERSGLFADITVKEYNWIQSCSSEEYVALLNTNSKHQQLSIDVRRSLLERVKESIDAAGGTIEKQHKVALFLGKKKV
- a CDS encoding phosphotransferase, whose protein sequence is MNHDILLNRFPNVNIVKLTGGYTNTTLLLEGTDPKMIAKIYHLENTDARTEISTLSLLNHSGVTPRVHDCFEKENWLFVLMDYVPGINAQMLLDEEGLDQGRKIYEQLGIYLARDVHSIKRYDYEAVLPVITKSAMDVEELEFVPSGIKSMVKEVLNISDHREQTLIHGDYGPHNVMLSNDSMFILDWEWAGWGNPLFDIAWVVWFVHLHYPHMAKDLSEVFLNAYTERTNIEVTNDLIRAYSTSNVIQIMNRIKNAHPDVHREWLRRLEWTLQASFNKT
- a CDS encoding DinB family protein, with the protein product MTKEIEHLLQTFEEWALFVKTMNHLEEKTWNSSMEEGKWTIKSIVSHIMLWDRYYYKEAIEKIALKQPVTFKHLEFEAFNRKAIEYGNRTETSEIINKAITYRYKIMNDIRGLSEEQIHQTYLDAEGNVFYIPQYLKDFIWHDQHHMEPLKVYLSSLEA
- a CDS encoding DUF1569 domain-containing protein, which encodes MKSIFDTINAAEITERMDQLSENSIPKWGTMQVSQMLAHCSAFHDIPLGNAFPPRGLLGRLIGRFAKPMFYNDKPLPHNMSTIPTIIIDDQRQFMAEKEKLEQQINIFQQGVSEKFSRHPHPFFGKLTAEQWGKGIYKHLDHHLKQFGV
- a CDS encoding HAD-IA family hydrolase encodes the protein MRGRPQIVLDIAGVLLSNMSLTCWKDMIQETNLSAESLKVHFAGIKRKLWTGMMGEEEFWQSLKEMYPELSISRAKDILYNSIVPLPAAQHLERWSESADIHLLSNHCKEWIEPNLSRLSLFTKSITISNQVGLCKPEIEIYQRVETFLAAGEEVLFIDDQEKNLHSAKLLGWETLLADEEGDWVNEVESLLI
- a CDS encoding acetamidase/formamidase family protein, producing the protein MSTHKIELTQENLIGSFTNEVTPILSVKSGDSIRFQTLDAGWGTGVSYAERMKPFDRQGEKDGGHALIGPIYIEEVKQGQTLEIIFNEIVPGRYGFTSAGGYPNWQNQKLHLTKVEELSLNWTLDRQTTSGTCEINGKTFTVSLSPFMGVVGMPPEAGGIHTTWPPRYCGGNIDCKELVQGSKLYLPIPVDGGYLAIGDGHARQGDGEVSCQAIECPMELVDITINVIDDMILTNPRAHTPSGWITFGFHEDLNEATVQALDGMLNLMGELYGLDRVEAIALGSAVIDLRITQIVNGVKGVHAVLPHDAFK
- a CDS encoding aminoglycoside N(3)-acetyltransferase, which codes for MESQTRKSIVNDLKSMGVREGMTIIVHSSFKAIGKVIGGPVSVILALEEAVGTNGTIVMPTQTEHLCEPSEHDANLSSEEIEFIKDNMPIYYPDLTPTSYMGIIPEVFRRQDGVFRSSHPHMSFAAWGKDAKRIMEDHNLHYALNEKSPLGKIYDLSGYILLLGAPTNSNTSLHLAEYKQQNTFVKPKVWGVKMLVNGIEQWTTYDDINNESDDFELIFNEFKIQTNAVTEGMVGKAVSYLIPQREMVDYALEWMNRNRREHMKQ